TAGTTTTAAGTAGGTATGTTTTTGGaatgcatatgtattggttcaggtgatacatcgttcgattcaaatctttgttttaaaaaactactaattaaacattttggaatcttccagaataaatgtctggattttattagcaaatttaaattacaatatttgaacataaaatatatgaaaacttACACAAGAAATTCAAACCATGTTAGTAatttcttaactatccaggaatgcaaaaaaaaaaaagcttttttcttAAGACCATGcaaaattgtctgtctaaataaattgaatattaaaaaaaaaaaaaaaatcttagggaatatcaaaacaaaaatggagCTTTCCTTCAGatgaaacactactgctttttggggggtgtcaagtcatcagccaatcaaacgtgtgtttgaggaaaACACAAActgggactggcacattcagcaagcgaaagggggtcaatgtaagtcttaacataaagaaaataattcacttaataatggtagggtcaattctatccttacaacatatgggaagacaatctaaattacttgtataactgaagtcattatgtaatgcaaataaggttgcttaaaagttggttgggacaatttgaacaccctgaaaagttggtagtgttttgtccctaccgtccctatgcaagtcTACGCCCTTGATACAATACTATCTACATACTGAGACAAGCTTCTAGACCATCCTGGACAATGCCTGGTCATTCTATAAATGCATATATTGCAGAAAATACCTCATCTTGTCATCTTCCTGTAACCACTGCTTGAAAACAAGCAGTTACTTGAAAACAGTGATAAGTATGCTTAGCTAAACCGCATCTTTACTATTCTTAAAAACAGACTAACCCTTCGAACTAAATAATGATTCATGGCTTAGTTTGggtccttaaaaagtcttaaatttaaaatcaggATAATCAAGGTCTTAAATGTAATGGGAAGATTGCAGTAGGTATTGAATTTCAAGAAGATGTGTTTAATGCCagtgttgctaccaaaatcctcCATTAGAATAGAGTTCACTCACCTGctgccattttgactggattggatgtcgagtggcttcaatgacactgaaaccagagcattcacggcCAGTGTTTtctgggtatttacaggtcgcttcctgttcattttgagtcacttcctattcatttggggacattcttgagtctcttccttttcagtaacccaaaatcaataggaggtgACCTGTGTGTTtcccgaaaatcaacagaagaTGATCCATAAATGCCTCAACAGGGAAAGGAATTGACTGTAAATCAACCGGAAATTAtgtcaaatgccccaaaattaactcgttgcctggcattaaTTCGctaccatccctcccacttcaaacggaatggatgtctactagtgataaactcattccaattcacagtggAAGGAttaaaagagcttgtttttctgtttattattgttatttgtagaatgatttcctgacccataatgtatatcgataattgttgttccGCCATATCGTGACATCATTGTTATCGGGAGCCtagtattgcaaatcgtatcgtgatgtatcaagaggttcccacccctagtgcAAAAGTCTGCAAATATACTTTTTCGTTAGAGACAAATGGCGGTTAAAGCCGCCGTGCCGAGTCACACATGAGAGGAGAAGAACACCAGAAATGAAATTAgttctttttttcatcagaaattgttccgacatgttttggtcttaaattatatttttgaggTCTTAAAAAAGATTTGAACTTTAAAACAGTGCAAGAACCCTGATGAATGGATTTCAAAATTACCCCAATCTGCAGTACAATGTGCACTTGAACTTTACAAACAAGAAAACCCCTTCACCTCAGAAGAAATCAATTTTCACATAACGCATCACTGACGAATTGACAGGTGCTATCTCACCTGAACGATATATTCGTACCGAGTTGCTTAGCAACTGTAGAAACTACTAGACAGAAGGTTTGACAGCCCCAGGAAAGGTATACAGTGCAACGCTGGTTTTGCtctagctacagtggggcaaataagtatttagtcaaccaccaattgtgcaagttctcctacttgaaaagattagagaggcctgtaattgtcaacatgggtaaacctcaaccatgagagacagaatgtgggaaaaaaaacagaaaatcattgtttgatttttaaagaatttatttccaaattcgagtggaaaataagtatttggccacctacaaacaatcaagatttctggctgtcaaagaggtctaacttcttccaaagaggtctaacgaggctccactcgttacctgtattaatggcacctgttttaactcattatcggtataaaagacacctgtccacaacctcagtcagtcacactccaaactccactatggccaagaccaaagagctgtcgaaggacaccagagacaaaattgtagacctgcaacagactgaatctgcaataggtaaaacgcttggtggaaagaaatcaactgtgggagcaattattagaaaatggaagacatacaagaccactgataatctccctccatctggggctccatgcaagatctcaccccgtggcgtcaaaatgataacaagaatggtgagcaaaaatcccagaaccacacggggggacctagtgaatgacctacagagagctgggaccacagtaacaaaggctactatcagtaacacaatgcgccgccagggactcaaatcctgcactgccagacgtgtccccctgctgaagaaagtacacgtccaggcccatctgcggttcgctagagagcatttggatgatccagaagaggactgggagaatgtgttacggtcagatgaaaccaaaatagaactttttggtagaaacacaggttctcgtgtttggaggagaaagaacactgaattgcatccgaagaacaccatacccactgtgaagcatgggggtggaaacatcatgctttggggctgtttttctgataagggaccaggacgactgatctgtgtaaaggaaagaatgaatggggccatgtatcgaaagattttgagtgaaaatctccttccatcagcaagggcattgaagatgagacgtggctgggtctttcagcatgacaatgataccaaacacacagccagggcaacaaaggagcggcttcgtaaaaagcatttcaaggtcctggagtgggctAGCCAGTCTCCTgatcttaaccccatagaaaatctgtggagggagttgaaagtctgtgttgcccaacgacagccccaaaacatcactgctctagaggagatctgcatgaaggaatgggccaaaataccagcaatagtgtgtgaaaagcttgtggagagttaaagaaaacgtttggcctctgttattgccaacaaaggtacataataaagtactgagatgaacttttggtattgaccaaatacttattttccaccatgatttgcaaattctttaaaaatcaaacaatgtgattttctgtttttttccacattatgtttcctatggctgaggtttacccatgttgacaattacaggcctctctaatattttcaagtgggaaaacttgcacaattagtggttgactaaatacttatttgccccattgtatatgAAGGTGGAATCATTCCATTTAGATGTGAATTTGTGGCACCGTCACGTGACTTTTAAGTAATTTTCTATGTTGCTGAGCCACATGAGAATGTACTTCAATCTGTaagcaaattcaaattgatttgtGCACAAGTGCAAATTGATCTCTAACCGATCTGTATGCAAATGCCATCAGATCTATGAGAGCACTCGCAgacacttttgtttgtttgatacgTACGTTTTGTATTTGTAAAAcaaaatgcatttgtttttttaataatatttttcatttgcaaaccacacttttttcttttttgaatgtAATGTTTTATTTGGGGCGCCACTCTGAATGAGTGGTTACCACATCTGATTCACAGTTCTAAGataaagggttcaatcccagtaTGAATCCTTTGTGTGGAGTTAACATGTCTTCCCCGAaggttttctccaggtactctGGTTCTTCCCCATCCcatcatgcatggtaggctaatTGAATACTCCAAATTGTCCTTATGTATGAGCGTTTGTGAAAGCTTGTTCGTCTCCTTCAGCCCTACAATTGGCTGATTTTCATCTTTTGTTTCATCTCCTCCAACTAGTGTACTATGGCAGCTATCGCAGCCTTATTGGATTCTTGCAAACACTTTAGTCGAATGTCTCCAAAAAGTCATGCGACAAAGAGTGTTTCCACCAAATGTGATTGTAAACCTATTGTAAACATCTTCAAGAGTGGACACACCCTTCATTTTACATTGAACTTTAGCACCTGGAACATCTCCGTTTCACTAAAATGATAAATTCATAAAGGTTTGCTCATAATAAGCCCAAGGATCATCCATTCAAGTCTGACCATGAAAAGCACAGCTCAGCAAAAGAGAACttttgggactttttggataaaaaaaataatctcttCCACGTTCTTCTGAAATGAATACACATTCATACTCTAcagttaaagagcatacgacaggagaaaaaaagtcttaaatagcattattatgtgaattagaatcatattttgagacgattcgacgatatacaacaatttagcaaagcgcagatgacgagaaactagtcttttaatctgctggttagccacgcctaccgttatagggctcgagcgtccccaacaggtggatgacatcagcgggagactgggctcatcggttttactattcagcccattgagggggaattattcataacgaggaaaacgcgacgaagagagccgcaaaatgtcattgtttcagtctctctactccagtatttttacaggatattctttttatccaagtacttttccacaatagctaaataaatggcttgagaaggaccagtcagtccgtcgagggggaagtattcacaacgaggGAAACACtacaaagagagctgcaaaatgtcatcgtttctgtctcttcaatatttatacaggatattctttttatccaagtattttcctcaattgctaaataaatggcatggtcatgacaaataacagtcttgtgctaaatggaatatgaaatcataaaaatgcacttattcaggacgacatggcaaaattactccataatggtcaaaactgtcaacttcacctttactgtcgcacctcccgaacgatattttatgacacctaaatcggacatgtcatttcccttccccggcttcggagaatgtaaacaaaccagaaggagtgacagctagccgacatgctaacccgaaccgagtgatgtttcaaagtcttcgaagcggaaaatcacacataactagcccggattatttgacatgacgactgggttgtcgattgtcttctcggaccggcaaaccgcccagcggagagcaatttacagctcgttccccggaggagggcggctgcagttgtggtgcagctaacgtgcagctaatgtgcctgaggagagctttttacatgcctatcaatgatcaaacgtaagttgtcatttatttaaagaaagtttgtagtgtttactttgtaatcgctgtattcgtatttgacataatacaaaacaagatgtttactcacttcctcgtaagtccaatggtcccacagtagtggggcttgttttggccaatatccacggtgaatgggaaccttttgaaactccaaaaaggcgcacacgccactCCctaatacagcaagatttttctgcagccgtttggctggcgtgatgcaaaaaataaacgtattaatccgcaaaatcagctgaatctttagtcctcatacacaacagtaaggctggaaagtgaagaggacgccttcaaccgtacatgtcacagcgccctcctcctcaatacaACCGCGaatcggaagtcactcattttcatggcgcgggattcaaaaaactatataaatatagcgatcgcttccacacacatccaagcggtccatatcattcaggagcataaaataccgcatgtattatgaaataaacatgctttttcgtgtcacatgcactttaagatgGCATTGAAATGAATATACACTCATATTCTGCAGTTGAGATGATAAAGTCAGTGTTATTTATGATTATAAACTTCAACTTGTTGTTGAGCTGAGCCTCTATCTCATGATGAACTTTAATACCTCGAATAGTTCTACTAAAATAAGTAATCCATAAAGGTTTAAAAGAAGGCTCATAAAAAATCCAAATGTCATCCAATAAAGTCAAACAATAAAAGGCCAGCTCAGCAAGTGTCGAGTGAACTTTTGGACTTGTTGGGGACTAAATGATCTATCACTCGTGATTCATGTGAAAAAACTGTAGCTCTCCTGAGAGTGAACATTCAAAGCTTGGAGATCGAGACGTGTATTAACAAGGACCATGGCAGGAAGAATGGAGGACAATCTCCAATGTCTGACCTGTTTGGATGTCTGTAACGATCTTGTCGTGCTGCCGTGCAGTCACAGGTTCTGTCATTCGTGTCTCCAGCAGTTAAAGGACAAAGGAGAGCAATTGTGTCAAGTATGTGGGACAGAGTTTAGTTCGCTGGAGGGACTTATTAACCTCAGTAGATCCTTTGCCGCAAGAGTGGAGGACAATCTCCAATGCCCGACTTGTTTGGATATCTTTAAAGATCCTGTCATGCTGTCGTGCGGTCACAACCTCTGTCGTGTGTGTCTGCAGCAGTGGAAGGACAAAGGACAGCAATCGTGTCCACTGTGTAGGACCGAGTTTAGCTCGATCGATCTACCTCTGAACTTGGCACTGAAGAATGTTTGTGAAAACCTTTCTCTCGCTTCAGTGAAGTTGGAGGACATCGTTAACAAGGAGGAGTTCAAACTCTTCTGTTTGGACCACCAGGAGCTTGTAAGCATTGAGTGCATCAATGATGAAATCCACGCCGGCCACCATTTCTGTCAGGTTGATGAAGCTGCAAAAGGTCACAAAGAGAAACTCCAGGATCGCCTGCAGGATGCACAAAAATGTCTAAAAGATTTCAACGTTTGTAGAGACAACTGCAATGAACAAGCAGCGTATATCAAGGTCCAGCGGGAGAAGGTTGAAAGCAAGATTAAGAAGGATTTTGAGGAGCTCCGTCACTTCCTTGACATTGAAGAGGAGGCCATGTTGGCTGCTGTCAGGGAGGAAGAGGAGAAGAAGAGTCAGGTGCTAAAAGAGAAGATTGTGGCTCTCGGCAGAGAAATGGCCGTTCTCTCAGACGCGATCAACAGCGCAGAGGAGCAGCTGGCAACTGACCACGTTTCCTTCTTGAAGAACTACCAGACAGAGATGACCAGAATCCGAAAGCTGCCCAATAAGCCCGAGCTGCCCCGAGGGGCACTGCTGGATGAATCCAAGCACGTGGGCAACCTCAAGTTCAGCGTGTGGGAGAGAATGAAGGAGTCAGTCTCCTTCAGTCCCATCATTCTGGACCCAAACACGGCTGGTCAAGGACTTCGTCTGTCTGAAGATCTGACCGTTCTGAGCTGTCAGGAAGGAGAAGCGCAGCGTCCAAGGAATCTGGAAAGAGGTGGGCGCCACCACGTGCTTGGCTCTGCTTTGGTCTTGGGAACACATGAGTGGGAAGTTGAGGTCGGAGACAATGCATACTGGTGTGTAGGAGTGGCATGGGGGGAcccttgttcgccatttaatatCAAGGACCGCTGTGTTATTCGATTACGTGATGGTGAATACAAAATTCTCGGAGACTCGTCTGGATTGTGGAATCCGCCTGCGAAACCGCAGAAAATCCGAGTTTGTGTGGATATGAACAAACGACGGCTTTCAATATCAGAATCTCTGAGAAACACcaaaatatgcacaaaaacaaaTATTGATTTGTCCGGTAACAGAAAATTGTTGCCTTATTTTTTCACAAAAGATGAACGCCCACTGAGAATAATCCCATGTTCACGTCACGTTACGACTCCAGGTGTTGAAGAgaattaagcctgagttatgctcccgcgtcGACAGCGCAgcaactacggcgtcattcgacatttgatggttctccggccaggtgacatgttgctctgtaattcaccgccaagttatgtttgtacggttttggggcatgcttattgacttcctcttgtttagtttaacagagaaaaaataaacaatgcaagattgaATGTGGATCGTCAGTTTATCAACatagaataaatgttgatcctacaaatgttgaggcgcaggcgaggcggtctgtccaacttttgatgccgcatagagagttctagcctcgggtggaaaccagctagctgtggctgcttgcttcaaactggcgtcgagcactgcgtccagcgttttgtccgaagtctgcaaagccctccagcccgatttgtttgccttgctctacaaccagccagtgggaagccatagcagatttctggcgtctatgaaacttcccaaactgcgtttgaagccttgatgttaacgttatcataaaagcactgaggcactctcaatcagtgatgatgtatcgtgtgtgaactgtcagttgttgaaaattaaacatcgaaACAACTCTTTTAGCACCAAacttgtgctttattcttcagatacttgaagtgtgacgcgTAAATACATAAGTCACAGACTGACAGCAAACATgttcacaataaatgatgaagtgccccaaccaaaaatacaacataaagtgataaaaagctggcagtttttggccaactgggtcaccgcttcgtgtggccactcgattccgaacacatttaggtggttcttccatttttttttactcagtCGCTGACCTTGACATTTAGCAATTTTTATGATGTCTTGACAAGACTTGCTCTTTGATGATACTCCTGTCGGCTTGGTCCAGTTTtacgtgtagaaaaataatgtttgattctattctacaatggcggtgattttgcgctgaaccggaaataacagcctgagcggaccaatcacagtccatttccgccacgtcatatgcgtcgccgtgacgctagggtttgaaaattcAATAGGAAAACGTCAGGCTATGGCGCAGGGTcgcaaatcgggtcttccttgacggcgcaggtctgacgcggaagcataactcggcctttagttCTCAAAATTGTTTCACATGCAGCAACAGCTACTACTTCAAAATACAGGATAATTAATAAATGAATTATACCGCACgcaaaatttaaaataattttcagAAGTAGAATTGTTCGTAAGAGGATTTTGAAATTCAGTTTTTAACCTTttcagacctgagcatgctgctgaaggacatgttctcgtctctaaaccaataaatacactaaATTTAGTTACTATTGCCACTTCtcggagatgattggatgaaactttcCTATCAacatcaaatcatgaggtttagcaCGCATCTTtgatatttttggctcttttaaAATGGCTGAAGCAAAAATGCAACTTCAAAAAGCCAAACCTAAGTGCTCATTtcttattaaaaacacattatcacttaacattaaaaataacaaatgaaagcatgaaatattcccgaccaaaaaattgcactttgttctggcgtttgagtagagtaaaaatcaaggatttttttttttttttttgcccagcagtaAAAACGCGGGTCTGAAGTGGTTACAAATGTAATTGAGgataataattttattttttcaatatttataaTTTTAAGTCATCTAATAAAgtctggaaatgttttttttttttttaattcttgtcaatttttcagtCAAAATTGTCAGTCTCatttttaactctttcactgccaGCAGGGCCggaccagcctatacgcagactatgcagctgcttagggcccctgaccactagggggcccccaatctggcaattgtttaattgatattctattttgtttactgcagtttgctttatttgacttttgtgagttttgatacttgattacaagcttaaaaaaataaaagttcttccttaacctctttctttcctcttttagaaaaaggtttggcgcaatctactgtaagtaatgacaatcatttggggtgagaagtttgaagtatgccgtgcaacaaaatctgattaaaatacaaaatatggacgtatgggttggattgcatgtatgggtttcacagtacactgtgacgacttgacgggccaaaaatatgggcccctttgcatttttttgcttagggaccccaaatggcctgggccggccctgactgCCAGTGACGATGATTGACGTccaatagacgtctaatcatGTTGCGtcgtcatccttctgctgtaaattgaaatgagtttggcAGCGAAGCATTCACATCTAGTGCTGCTAATGGCAATCATTTAATTAACTTGAAAAACCGTAACTATTCTTCTATGTTCAAAAGAACGTATTTTTTACTATAGATTTATACTTTTAAAAGTCACATCagattttctgttcattatttcCTTAATGTTTTGTTTACTGTTTGCTAATAGTGTGAAGTGCTTTTGCATCTTTTTTGCTAATTTAAAATGATTAAATTTGCCTTGACTATTGTCTCCACATATTTAATTTCGCCTTTAAAATACAAGAAACACACATTATACATTGTCTTGCAGTttatttcaagtgatggttaCATGAAAatgattcttttaaaaaaaacacagcatAGTTATATGAATGGATGTTTatatatcacacacacacacacacacacaacacccGGTGTAAAGTATTGATGGAAAACTTAGGGGAGGCCTCGATATGCAGAAATGGGAAAAAGAGGCTCTCAAGAgttcataaaagtttttttttttttttgctagatgCTGTCAAATGATTTCAAACAAAACTAAATGAAAGTCAGGGAATTTTGAGTTCCCGGCAGGAAGACGTCTTCACTTCTCAGATTAGTCGTGGCGGAGAAGGTTTGCATTGAGAGGTCACATGGAAGTCCCCTCGAAAAAGTAAACACTTCATTAGGTACTGTTGTCACGATACAAACATTTTCAACTTGATAGcaatactgtaaaaaaaaaaatctcgaaaCCATTTTTCATACAACATTCAtaagacaaacaaaaaccttatttTCAGTGTTTCTCCATTGGTGGTTattatttttgagaaaaaacaaCTTCCTTgaattgacccaaaattaataggaagtggccTGTACAGGAAGAAATGCCCCAATATCATTAGAAAGTAATCCAAAATTAACAACAAAaactgacctgtaaatgccccaaaaagaaagtgacccaaaatcaaaaggaactgaggctcggaaatgccccaaaattaacaggaagggatcaatgaacaggaagtgagccagaaGTACCGTAAAATCAACAGGGTAAGTtaaaaaatctacaggaagtgaccccggaatgGACCAATataaactggaagtgacccaaaacttaataacttcctgccattgacaacgaagtTATTGACAACGAAAgacttccaattcatttaaactgggaggactggctgagaatgctcatctttcagaatgttcattcattcccattcaaaatgaatgaaatgtctAGCAacggaaaaacaaaaatatcctATTAGTATGaagaaaaattcaaaatcaaaTTTACCCCTGGACAACAAACTTATGGTGATCTGTGGTAGTGCAAAAGGAAATAACCATCTCATCATCTGATTGGTCTACCACTTACTTTGGGGTAGGGTCGGGGGGGcaacagctttaacagggaagcctagACTTCCCTCTTTCCAGCCACTTAAACCAGCTCCTtcggcaggatcccaaggcgtgcCAGGCCAGCCTAGAGACAGTCCCCAAGGCCTACCGGggatgggacatgcccggaacacttctcctgggaggcgtccagggggcaagatgcccgagccacctcagctggctcctctcaacgcagaggAGTACCGGCTCGACGGATGTCCGAGCTTCTcatcctatctctaagggagagcccggacaccctgcggaggaaactaatttcggccgcttgtatccgggatcttgttctttcggtcacgacccacagctcatgaccataggtgagggtaggaaagtaaatcgactggtaaatcgagagcttggcctttcggctcagctccgtcTTCAGCACTACGGaccagtgcagagtccgcattactgcagacgctgcaccgatctgcctgtcgatctcctgctccctcctacccttactcgtgaacaagaccccaagataccgtattggcccgaatataagacggtgtttttttgcattgaaatagactgaaaaagagggggtcgtccaatattcgcggtctagatgttatccccattcacgacgctagatggcgccagatatcattgaagtgatgttctgtcatgacaaagctcagctactctcaagtttaaccagtttgcattcttttattgcaatgtttttccttattcagatatgtttcaagactacagttacagttagacttcactttttaatggttaatgcagttattacaattttgtttttttttttaccataatAGAATGTGtaaatttacatttcaaaaacattcatttacgaatgtgattgcattttagtttacatatttaaatgttcagatattaagttttgaatgaggcaaaattacatgctttttctctcaaatatatttgttCCGGATGTAATGAAatttttttctgtatgaaaattaatttagtgttaaaaaagtcttttttcaaacttgagtcttgaaaaagagcgggtcgtcttataatcagagctgtcttatattcgggccaatacggtattttaactcctccacttggggcaggatctcatccctatCCAGAGAAGGCACTCCACCTGTTTTCCAACCGagcaccatggtctcggatttggaggtgctgaccttcatcccaaccgcttcacactagaCTGCGAactgccccagtgagagttggaggtcacggcttgatgaagccaacagcaccacatcatctgcaaaaaacagatgcaatgctgaggccaccaaaccggacccccgcaACGCTtcagctgcgcctagaaattctgtccataaaaattatgaacagaatcggtgacaaagggcagccttggcagagGAAATAACCAAGTGTCGTTAattttgaaatcaaatatagtATTCTGATACAACATTTTGATACTTTTCGATATTTTCAACA
This Corythoichthys intestinalis isolate RoL2023-P3 chromosome 11, ASM3026506v1, whole genome shotgun sequence DNA region includes the following protein-coding sequences:
- the LOC130923833 gene encoding E3 ubiquitin-protein ligase TRIM35-like, producing the protein MAGRMEDNLQCLTCLDVCNDLVVLPCSHRFCHSCLQQLKDKGEQLCQVCGTEFSSLEGLINLSRSFAARVEDNLQCPTCLDIFKDPVMLSCGHNLCRVCLQQWKDKGQQSCPLCRTEFSSIDLPLNLALKNVCENLSLASVKLEDIVNKEEFKLFCLDHQELVSIECINDEIHAGHHFCQVDEAAKGHKEKLQDRLQDAQKCLKDFNVCRDNCNEQAAYIKVQREKVESKIKKDFEELRHFLDIEEEAMLAAVREEEEKKSQVLKEKIVALGREMAVLSDAINSAEEQLATDHVSFLKNYQTEMTRIRKLPNKPELPRGALLDESKHVGNLKFSVWERMKESVSFSPIILDPNTAGQGLRLSEDLTVLSCQEGEAQRPRNLERGGRHHVLGSALVLGTHEWEVEVGDNAYWCVGVAWGDPCSPFNIKDRCVIRLRDGEYKILGDSSGLWNPPAKPQKIRVCVDMNKRRLSISESLRNTKICTKTNIDLSGNRKLLPYFFTKDERPLRIIPCSRHVTTPGVEEN